TTTGCCGGTCCCATAGCCGAAGGGGCGCAGGTCATGGAACTGGTCGCCGGGCGTGCGGCGGCGGGGGTGCCCTTTGACGGCGTGGTGCCTGCGGGGCAGGCCATTCGTATCCTGACCGGGGCCGCACTGCCCGACGGGGTCGACACGGTGATCCTCGAAGAGGACGTGACCACAGATGGCCGTCAGATCGCCTTTCACGGGCCGCTGAAGAAAGGGGCCAATACCCGCCGCGCCGGTGAGGATGTGGCGGCCGGAGATGTGATTCTGAGTGCGGGGCGGGTGGTGACACCTGCCGATCTGGCGCTGGTGGCGGCGACGGGTATCGACACATTGCCACTTCGGCAGCCCCTGCGCGTTGGAGTGCTTTCTACCGGCGATGAACTGCGCGATCCGGGTGCGCCTGCCGGGCTGGGGCAGATCTATGATGCCAACCGGCCGATGCTGCTGGCGTTGCTGCGGCAGTTGGGCGTGATTGCCGTGGATCTGGGGCGCGTCGGTGATGATCGCGCTGCGCTGCGGGCGCGGCTGGACGGCGCGGCGTCGCAGGCGGATGTGATCCTGACCAGCGGCGGTGCTTCGGCGGGGGATGAAGATCATGTCTCGGCCCTCTTGCGGGAGGCAGGCGCCATGCAGGAATGGCGCATTGCCCTGAAACCCGGCCGTCCGCTAGCGCTGGGGATGTGGCAGGGAATGCCGGTCTTTGGCCTGCCGGGCAATCCGGTGGCGGCGCTGGTCTGTACGCTGATCTTTGCGCGCCCTGCCATCGGGGTGATGGCGGGGGCCGGGTGGCAGGAACCGCAGGGGTTCGATGTGCCTGCCGGGTTTGAGAAGCGCAAGAAACCGGGACGGCGAGAATACCTGCGCGCCCGTATCCGGCAGGGGCGCGCCGAGGTGTTCAAATCCGAAGGCTCTGGCCGGATCAGTGGGTTGAGCTGGGCCGAGGGTCTGGTCGAGATTGGCGAGGATGCGGCGCATATCCGGCCCGGCGATCCGGTGCGTTTCCTGCCCTATGGCAGTTTTTCCCTTTAGGCAGGTGTCTGTGGGGCGGGGAGCTCCCGCCCATTCAGTATCATTGCAGGCAATGACTATCGCGGTTGGGCCGGGCGCCCTGCGGTGCAGGGCGCTGGATGGTGGCAACCGCGCCGCGCTTAGCGTGGCGCCGGACCCAACGGGAGAGCGGTGATCTGTGATCGCCGGAATCCGGACGGGAGCGCTCTGGCGGGCGAAACGGGGGGTGTTGGCTCAGGATCAGTCGAAGGTGCCCGCGACGCGGCCCACCAGCATGAAGGCGCGCGCGGTGCGGGTGTCGCCAAGAGCGGAGATTTCGCTGTCGTTGGCTTCGGTCTCAAATTCGGTGAACATCTGGTCGAACCGGCGCAGGAAGTGATGCGCGGCATCGCGGAAGATCGGATCCTGTTTCATCCGCGCGGCGGTCAGGGCCAGCGATGTCCGGTCCCGCACCCCGCCAAGCGCCGCCACGGCGCGGCCACGGGCGCCCTGGGCGAACTGGCGCCAGATTTCGGGGCGCGCCATGTCCGGGCGCAGATCGTCCATATAGATGCCGTCCTGGCTGAGCAGGGTCAGAACGTCCTGCGCCGCCTGGATCACCTGCGAGGCCTTGCGGTCCTTGAGCGCGGCGCGCAGGGCCGAGAAGCCTTCTTCGTCCTCTGCGGTTTCCGGGAAATTGAGCGCGCGGATGAACTGGTCCACCGGCAGCGGCGGCGACATGTCTTCCGAGGAGGTGCCAAGGGCCAGCGTACCCTGATCCGCTGCGGCCATCTGGGCGGCTTCGGCGGGGATCGCCGGGCGGGGCGGGTTGCGGCGGCTGCTCTGGAAAGTGGCCAATGCGCTTTCGGTCTTGCGCGTCGCCTCGGCGATTTCCTCGAGCTTCTTGGTGACCGAAGGCTCCGCCACCGCCGTGGCCTGCTGGGCGTGGGTCAGGTAGCTGTGCCGCAGCCCGTCGAT
This genomic stretch from Phaeobacter gallaeciensis harbors:
- the glp gene encoding gephyrin-like molybdotransferase Glp; translation: MTLKPPPLRDDCFALPTGVNWTPVEDALALLRQRLGPVTGVESLPLDQTVGRVLAADVVAQRSNPPQPNTAVDGYGFAGPIAEGAQVMELVAGRAAAGVPFDGVVPAGQAIRILTGAALPDGVDTVILEEDVTTDGRQIAFHGPLKKGANTRRAGEDVAAGDVILSAGRVVTPADLALVAATGIDTLPLRQPLRVGVLSTGDELRDPGAPAGLGQIYDANRPMLLALLRQLGVIAVDLGRVGDDRAALRARLDGAASQADVILTSGGASAGDEDHVSALLREAGAMQEWRIALKPGRPLALGMWQGMPVFGLPGNPVAALVCTLIFARPAIGVMAGAGWQEPQGFDVPAGFEKRKKPGRREYLRARIRQGRAEVFKSEGSGRISGLSWAEGLVEIGEDAAHIRPGDPVRFLPYGSFSL